Proteins encoded in a region of the Poecilia reticulata strain Guanapo linkage group LG14, Guppy_female_1.0+MT, whole genome shotgun sequence genome:
- the LOC103475693 gene encoding von Willebrand factor A domain-containing protein 7-like translates to MIRSVFAVLCFLLLHIGAQAFQILPGVSLSHQEITEQAILKVTVQACRSLAQTEGTSFNDPAQPFTAEGVAAACGASQSSKAFRQAITSIKLRNIRVDIRYALTSSYHFDKEEFVQGRRIITEGMVAVKANNRMGNYETAREKLGEIMHPLQDFYSHSNWVELGNTLPNSNLIKAETSIGNIADESRATCRSCIDDDCTNNILEDIITGQILTSGYTGHEPFVSTKPPVAIPNKSDAKFHCSPK, encoded by the exons ATGATCCGCTCAGTATTTGCTGTGCTTtgtttcctcctgctgcacATCGGAGCTCAGGCATTTCAAATATTGCCTGGAGTCTCTTTAAGTCACCAGGAAATTACAGAGCAAGCGATTCTCAAAGTAACTGTGCAGGCATGCCGCTCTCTAGCCCAAACTGAAGGAACAAGCTTCAACGACCCA GCTCAGCCTTTCACTGCAGAAGGCGTTGCTGCTGCCTGCGGCGCCTCGCAGTCATCGAAGGCTTTCCGTCAAGCCATCACATCCATCAAGCTGAGGAATATCAGAGTGGATATCCGCTACGCCCTCACATCGAGCTACCACTTTGATAAGGAGGAGTTTGTTCAGGGAAGGAGGATCATCACAGAGGGAATGGTTGCTGTCAAAGCCAACAACAGGATGGGGAATTATGAGACCGCAAGGGAGAAACTGGGCGAGATCATGCATCCTTTGCAA GATTTCTACAGTCACAGCAACTGGGTGGAGCTGGGAAACACGCTGCCAAACTCTAATCTGATTAAAGCAGAAACCAGCATTGGCAACATCGCAG ATGAAAGTAGAGCCACCTGTCGCAGCTGTATTGACGACGACTGCACCAACAACATTCTGGAGGACATCATCACTGGACAGATCCTGACCTCTGGCTACACTGGGCACGAACCTTTTGTCTCAACCAAGCCACCTG TCGCCATTCCG AACAAGAGCGACGCCAAGTTCCACTGCAGCccgaagtga